The following proteins are encoded in a genomic region of Sorangiineae bacterium MSr12523:
- a CDS encoding IS4 family transposase encodes MRMVRRAMERGGGRISEVFCDAAERQGAYDLLEGARVSGEALMASMSAACVERGDDGEFVLIPIDGSNIRVVDRDKRTDLGLVGTYTNNARGLQVVSALAVTEHGTPLGLCAQTWWTRSTKKKPRSHSTYRPVHERESRYTVWTIQDALRSYSQSKCKPWIVVDRGGDATVILDELVRSRARFTVRCSWNRCVGNRNTQAKLRGVLANQRVQAHYTVHVPPGHKRKERLARVAVRRASVELNLKHDWQAKRSNPTLNVLWIHESRPPHGEKPLDWMLYTNSPIETVNDMLRVVHSYTMRWRIEDFHKTWKSGHCRVEEIRLRSAAAVRTWATLLAAVATRIERLKHLARTEPDLAATVELSDIELDALKLLKRQQKKKTEVVGDGVPTIAVAVRWIADLGGYTGKSSGGPPGATTIGRGLEDLAVAARVLSMVRENPKEFGLARMKR; translated from the coding sequence ATGCGGATGGTCCGCCGCGCCATGGAGCGCGGCGGCGGCCGTATTTCCGAGGTTTTCTGCGATGCGGCGGAGCGCCAGGGAGCCTACGACCTACTGGAAGGTGCTCGGGTGTCCGGCGAAGCCCTCATGGCTTCGATGAGCGCTGCATGCGTCGAGCGCGGTGATGACGGCGAATTTGTGCTCATCCCCATCGATGGCAGCAACATTCGAGTCGTCGATCGCGACAAGCGCACCGACCTAGGTCTTGTAGGTACCTACACCAATAATGCACGTGGGCTCCAGGTTGTCAGTGCGCTCGCCGTTACAGAGCACGGTACACCGCTCGGGCTATGCGCGCAGACCTGGTGGACACGCTCAACGAAGAAGAAACCGCGTTCTCACTCGACATATCGTCCGGTTCACGAGCGTGAAAGTCGTTACACCGTATGGACGATCCAAGATGCCTTGCGCAGTTACTCGCAGAGCAAATGTAAGCCATGGATCGTCGTCGACCGTGGCGGTGACGCGACGGTCATCCTCGATGAGCTCGTCCGAAGCAGGGCAAGATTCACCGTGCGCTGCTCATGGAATCGGTGCGTCGGAAACCGGAATACCCAGGCAAAACTTCGAGGCGTTCTCGCCAATCAGCGGGTGCAGGCGCACTACACGGTGCATGTTCCACCTGGTCACAAACGGAAGGAGCGTCTCGCGCGCGTGGCAGTGCGACGAGCATCGGTCGAGCTCAATCTGAAGCACGACTGGCAGGCGAAACGTTCCAACCCGACGCTCAACGTTCTTTGGATCCACGAGAGCCGGCCTCCACACGGAGAAAAGCCACTCGATTGGATGCTTTACACGAACAGTCCCATCGAGACGGTGAACGATATGCTGCGCGTCGTGCACAGCTACACGATGCGCTGGCGCATCGAGGACTTTCACAAGACCTGGAAGTCCGGCCATTGCCGAGTGGAAGAAATACGGCTTCGCTCTGCGGCCGCGGTCAGGACTTGGGCTACGCTCCTCGCTGCCGTGGCTACTCGAATCGAACGCCTTAAACATCTCGCCCGTACAGAACCGGACCTTGCCGCCACCGTCGAGCTCTCCGACATCGAACTCGACGCGCTCAAGCTCCTCAAGCGCCAGCAGAAAAAAAAGACCGAGGTGGTAGGAGACGGAGTTCCGACCATCGCCGTCGCCGTGCGGTGGATCGCCGACCTTGGTGGCTACACAGGCAAATCCTCCGGAGGCCCGCCAGGTGCTACTACCATCGGCCGAGGACTCGAAGACCTTGCAGTTGCGGCCCGAGTCCTCTCAATGGTCCGCGAAAACCCGAAAGAATTCGGACTCGCGCGGATGAAGCGATGA
- a CDS encoding NPCBM/NEW2 domain-containing protein, with protein sequence MSVRTQLVVIATALPCVLGAVDVAVSRDAAAAPRAENGLARTPQMGFNNWNATHCRADFNEAMVKGIADLFVSEGLKDAGYQYVNLDDCWALPNRDATGNLVPDPVRFPNGIKAVADYVHSKGLKFGIYSSAGTKTCDRNGFPGGLGHEQQDANLWASWGVDYLKYDNCNNQGVDAIQRYTTMGNALKATGRPILYSLCEWGENKPWTWAKDIGNSWRTTGDITDRYSSMLGIFKQNVVLDAYAGPGHWNDPDMLEVGNGGMTDTEYRSHFALWAIMAAPLLVGSDLRTATPATLEILTNKDIIAVDQDALGIQGKEIRQAGGMHVIVKPLSNGDRAVALFNETDTPATISTSASEIGLDHEVAYKIRDLWSHTTKETAGAITASVPAHGTAIFRVGRDSHWAQYPPAVDLGIAVPATSPGLPLLVAPGSRATVTTTATNDGFVPAVLPQVALTGPAGWSVQAQSASRDGVILRDQAFATTWSVTVPSNAAPGNYSLDATVSYFPGQPRATVVKNHIDVTVPALLPRGTSYLGDDPWLRADNGWGPVERNSSVGEDHAGDGHPISINGVTYAKGIGAHAQSAVVYYLGGTCSKVRALVGLDDEKTGAGSVSFEIWADGTKVADSGLIVRGNPTKTLEADVSRATVLRLVVTDGGDGITNDHADWADAQVVCP encoded by the coding sequence ATGTCGGTCCGAACGCAACTCGTCGTCATTGCGACTGCATTGCCATGTGTGCTCGGTGCGGTCGACGTCGCCGTCAGCAGGGACGCTGCCGCGGCGCCCCGCGCGGAGAATGGATTGGCCCGAACCCCGCAAATGGGCTTCAACAATTGGAATGCCACACACTGTCGCGCCGACTTCAACGAGGCCATGGTCAAGGGCATTGCCGATTTGTTCGTCTCCGAAGGACTGAAAGATGCCGGCTATCAATACGTGAATCTGGATGACTGTTGGGCACTTCCCAATCGCGATGCCACCGGTAACCTGGTGCCCGATCCCGTGCGTTTCCCCAATGGCATCAAGGCCGTGGCCGACTACGTGCATAGCAAAGGGCTCAAGTTCGGTATTTACTCCAGCGCCGGAACCAAGACCTGCGACCGCAACGGCTTTCCGGGAGGGCTAGGTCACGAGCAGCAGGATGCGAATCTGTGGGCTTCGTGGGGTGTCGACTATTTGAAATACGACAATTGCAACAACCAGGGCGTGGACGCCATACAGCGTTACACGACCATGGGCAATGCCTTGAAGGCCACCGGCCGGCCCATTCTGTATAGCCTTTGCGAGTGGGGCGAGAACAAGCCGTGGACCTGGGCGAAGGATATCGGCAATTCCTGGCGCACCACCGGGGACATCACGGATCGCTATTCGAGCATGCTGGGCATCTTCAAGCAAAACGTGGTGCTCGATGCGTATGCGGGGCCGGGGCATTGGAACGATCCGGACATGCTCGAAGTGGGCAATGGCGGAATGACCGATACGGAATACCGCAGTCACTTCGCGCTTTGGGCCATCATGGCGGCGCCGCTGCTCGTGGGGTCGGACCTGCGCACGGCCACGCCGGCTACGCTGGAGATCCTCACGAACAAAGACATCATTGCGGTGGATCAAGATGCGCTGGGAATCCAGGGCAAGGAGATCCGGCAGGCGGGTGGGATGCACGTCATCGTGAAGCCGCTGTCCAATGGCGATCGCGCGGTGGCGCTGTTCAACGAGACGGACACGCCCGCGACGATTTCGACGAGCGCGTCCGAGATCGGGCTCGATCACGAGGTGGCATACAAGATTCGCGATTTGTGGTCGCACACCACGAAGGAAACGGCGGGGGCCATCACGGCCAGCGTTCCTGCGCACGGAACGGCTATTTTCCGCGTTGGACGCGATTCGCACTGGGCGCAGTATCCGCCGGCGGTGGATTTGGGCATTGCGGTACCCGCGACGTCGCCCGGGCTTCCGCTCTTGGTTGCGCCGGGAAGCCGCGCGACGGTGACGACCACCGCGACCAACGATGGATTCGTGCCTGCGGTGCTGCCGCAGGTGGCACTCACCGGGCCCGCGGGGTGGAGCGTGCAGGCGCAATCGGCGAGTCGGGATGGCGTGATTTTGCGCGATCAGGCATTTGCCACGACGTGGTCCGTGACGGTGCCGTCGAATGCGGCGCCGGGCAATTATTCTTTGGATGCGACGGTGAGCTATTTCCCTGGGCAGCCGAGGGCCACGGTGGTGAAGAACCACATTGACGTGACGGTGCCGGCGCTGTTGCCGCGCGGGACGAGCTATTTGGGCGACGATCCGTGGCTTCGCGCGGACAATGGCTGGGGGCCGGTGGAGCGAAACAGCAGCGTTGGGGAGGACCATGCGGGGGATGGTCATCCCATCTCCATCAACGGCGTCACCTATGCCAAAGGCATCGGTGCGCACGCGCAGAGTGCGGTCGTCTATTACCTGGGCGGCACGTGCTCGAAGGTACGGGCGCTCGTGGGGCTCGACGACGAGAAGACGGGCGCGGGATCCGTTTCGTTCGAAATCTGGGCGGATGGCACGAAGGTGGCCGACAGTGGCCTCATCGTGCGCGGCAATCCGACGAAAACGCTGGAGGCCGACGTTTCGCGCGCGACCGTGCTGCGGCTGGTCGTGACGGATGGTGGCGACGGCATCACCAACGATCACGCCGATTGGGCGGATGCGCAGGTGGTCTGCCCGTAA
- a CDS encoding SRPBCC family protein yields the protein MLTACIVLAIMGAVGAFDIAYFHTYKAQLGKRPESRLEAWVHVVRGFVYAAQFGIVPNVRLGGAYYFALVALFVLDVAVAAFDVAIEPASRRPQGGLPDGEYAAHIFLSVLAGVVLHAVFTASAAWRTLPTAAVLEPHAPAALRVVLGLMAAGSLTVAVVELLTLLEASLPKPRPIHVSVRLRASAQAVWDITQDHVEHPNWDHRFSRIIMLSDTIRTGTYMVYEKTICGITIRGWGRYKLHRPIKQSTFEFGSDDVRSLIRRGVGLWLYRPRPGGLLEFSTAYTYDVRWGLFGRLVDRFVFRPFFQRETERSFRRLAARHFPESA from the coding sequence ATGCTCACCGCATGCATCGTTCTCGCGATCATGGGCGCCGTTGGCGCCTTCGATATTGCTTATTTCCACACGTACAAAGCGCAACTCGGCAAACGCCCCGAATCCCGTCTCGAAGCATGGGTGCACGTGGTGCGCGGCTTCGTGTACGCCGCGCAATTCGGCATCGTTCCCAATGTGCGACTCGGCGGCGCGTACTACTTCGCGCTCGTCGCTCTTTTCGTCCTGGACGTCGCCGTCGCGGCATTCGACGTCGCCATCGAGCCGGCGTCGCGCCGCCCCCAAGGTGGCCTCCCGGACGGCGAATACGCTGCACACATTTTTCTCAGCGTCCTTGCCGGGGTCGTGCTCCACGCTGTCTTCACCGCCTCCGCCGCCTGGCGCACCTTGCCCACGGCCGCTGTCCTCGAGCCGCATGCCCCGGCGGCCCTGCGCGTCGTGCTTGGCCTCATGGCCGCGGGCTCGCTCACCGTGGCCGTGGTGGAGCTTCTCACGCTCCTCGAGGCCAGCCTACCCAAACCACGCCCCATTCATGTCTCGGTGAGACTGCGCGCCTCCGCACAAGCCGTCTGGGACATCACCCAGGACCATGTGGAGCATCCCAATTGGGATCATCGTTTTAGTCGCATCATCATGCTTTCGGATACCATTCGCACCGGAACGTACATGGTTTACGAAAAGACGATATGCGGTATCACCATCCGCGGGTGGGGGCGTTACAAGCTGCATCGGCCCATCAAGCAATCGACCTTCGAATTCGGCTCCGACGACGTCCGTTCCCTCATCCGGCGCGGCGTGGGCCTCTGGCTTTATCGGCCGCGCCCGGGCGGGCTCCTCGAGTTTTCCACCGCGTACACCTATGACGTGCGCTGGGGGCTCTTCGGGCGACTCGTCGATCGGTTCGTCTTTCGGCCATTCTTCCAGCGGGAGACGGAGCGGAGCTTTCGGCGGCTTGCCGCCCGTCATTTTCCGGAGAGCGCATGA
- a CDS encoding fatty acid desaturase, with the protein MKPIELRDIVLHVVRVAAALLVLGSASRSLGVAFLASLALFFAAFSLTHDLAHGALGLPRRVNEVALCLAGLLMLISGHAMRIMHLRHHAGRADDIEGAGAHLTAWRAVFVGPCNAIALRRAAFRFARGLPLRWQIGETSLNLATVALAVSTGSRVLLVHVAVVTVLQCTLSFWGAYLPHNVPSWLVSLARPFAFTRSPTILNLICHEAHHENPKIPCQQLAR; encoded by the coding sequence ATGAAGCCCATCGAACTTCGCGATATCGTTCTTCACGTCGTGCGCGTTGCGGCGGCCCTGCTCGTTCTCGGGAGCGCCTCGCGCTCGCTCGGGGTCGCGTTCCTCGCGTCGCTGGCGCTCTTCTTCGCCGCCTTTTCCCTCACGCACGATCTGGCGCACGGCGCGTTGGGCCTGCCCCGTCGTGTCAACGAGGTTGCCCTTTGCCTGGCGGGGCTGCTCATGCTCATCAGCGGACACGCGATGCGCATCATGCATTTGCGCCATCACGCCGGCCGGGCCGACGACATCGAGGGCGCGGGTGCGCACCTTACGGCATGGCGTGCCGTGTTCGTGGGCCCATGCAATGCGATCGCCCTGCGGCGTGCGGCCTTTCGCTTTGCACGCGGTCTGCCGCTTCGATGGCAAATCGGCGAGACGTCGCTCAATCTGGCCACGGTGGCTTTGGCCGTGAGCACGGGATCGCGGGTGCTTCTCGTCCACGTCGCGGTGGTGACCGTGCTCCAGTGCACCCTCAGCTTCTGGGGCGCCTACCTCCCGCACAACGTTCCCTCATGGCTCGTTTCCCTGGCACGTCCTTTCGCTTTTACGCGCTCACCGACGATTTTGAATCTGATTTGCCACGAGGCTCATCACGAGAATCCAAAGATTCCATGCCAGCAGCTCGCGCGCTAA
- a CDS encoding MFS transporter, giving the protein MEAAVHAPSTPKAMKETKAMNRWGALGILMALAFLNYMDRHLVFPLQGLIGKEFHIDTGQLGALTTGFTIVYAASAPLIGALSDRFSRKSILLMALLGWSVVTMMSGTATGFASLLVWRALTGLGEGGYFPTAVSLIGDLFGPNLRGKAIALHGVCTTLGGSAGYAMGGFLGERFGWRMPFFLSVLPGIVLAGVLARYFREPARGTTAPAQSESADHATVEQKPRAYWRIVTSPPVLLIALAACAAMYSMNGLNTFLPLYLVEARHISVSRAGALTGAFFACTLFGQLAGGTVSDALAGRLRGARPLLVGLAYFGVVPAAFAIVHIDAVIVALACYGLTQFGRGWAEPNLYGTIIDSVPAHERGTAQGFLLLMTFTGASLSPWVAGIIIKQSGYVPVVHMLAISAGIAASLAFALVVYVRRKHIAN; this is encoded by the coding sequence ATGGAAGCTGCCGTCCACGCTCCGAGCACGCCCAAGGCGATGAAAGAGACGAAAGCGATGAATCGGTGGGGCGCCCTGGGGATCCTCATGGCGCTTGCCTTCTTGAATTACATGGACCGGCACCTGGTGTTCCCACTGCAGGGCCTCATCGGGAAAGAGTTTCACATCGACACGGGACAGCTTGGCGCGCTCACCACCGGCTTCACCATCGTGTACGCGGCATCGGCGCCGCTCATCGGCGCGCTGTCGGACAGGTTTTCGCGCAAGTCGATTCTGCTGATGGCGCTGCTGGGCTGGAGCGTGGTCACCATGATGAGCGGGACGGCCACGGGCTTTGCCTCGCTGCTCGTCTGGCGCGCGCTCACGGGTCTCGGCGAAGGCGGCTATTTTCCGACGGCGGTCTCGCTCATCGGGGATCTGTTCGGCCCCAACCTTCGCGGCAAGGCCATCGCACTGCACGGCGTCTGCACCACGTTGGGCGGCTCCGCCGGGTATGCCATGGGCGGCTTTTTGGGCGAGCGATTCGGCTGGCGCATGCCGTTTTTCCTCTCCGTACTTCCCGGTATCGTCCTGGCCGGCGTGCTCGCGCGCTATTTCCGAGAGCCGGCCCGCGGCACGACCGCACCGGCCCAATCCGAGTCCGCGGACCACGCCACGGTGGAGCAAAAGCCGCGTGCGTATTGGCGTATCGTCACCTCGCCGCCGGTGCTTCTCATTGCGCTGGCCGCGTGCGCAGCCATGTATTCGATGAATGGTCTCAACACGTTTCTACCGCTGTACTTGGTGGAAGCGCGCCATATCTCGGTATCGCGTGCCGGTGCCCTTACGGGCGCCTTCTTCGCCTGCACCTTGTTCGGGCAACTTGCCGGCGGCACGGTCTCCGATGCGCTCGCAGGCCGGCTGCGCGGCGCCCGCCCCTTGCTCGTGGGCCTCGCGTATTTCGGTGTGGTGCCTGCGGCCTTCGCCATCGTGCACATCGACGCCGTGATCGTCGCACTCGCGTGCTACGGATTGACCCAATTCGGCCGAGGCTGGGCAGAACCGAACCTCTATGGAACGATCATCGACAGCGTCCCCGCCCACGAGCGCGGCACCGCACAAGGTTTCCTCCTGCTCATGACCTTCACCGGCGCTTCGCTCTCTCCATGGGTCGCCGGCATCATCATCAAGCAAAGCGGCTACGTCCCCGTCGTGCACATGCTCGCCATCTCCGCCGGCATCGCCGCCTCGTTGGCATTCGCCTTGGTCGTTTATGTGAGGCGCAAACACATTGCGAATTAG
- a CDS encoding amylo-alpha-1,6-glucosidase, whose protein sequence is METIRIEDRWYVLATSSRTDDRTRVLKNGETFAVFDRFGDIQPIGTGEQGLYHQGTRFLSQLELRLNGQRPMLLGSSVKQDNTLLTVDVTTPDLYVSEQLEVLKGTVHAFRAALLSESACHQRLRIASYGNQAIALRVTLLFAADYADIFEVRGVRRARRGEDLSPTHTEERMVLAYRGLDGITRSTEIACSPAPTLLAADRLEYTLQLQPRETVELNVTIAFDPNVRTPRAPSPHAPFATVLASAEKAVREGRARGCTVETSNAQFNDLLQRASADLVMLTAGNPEVGYPYAGVPWYSTPFGRDGILTALEYLWVDPSMAKGVLSYLAATQAREESPEQDAEPGKILHETRKGELATLGEIPFGRYYGTVDGTPLFVVLAGAYFRRTGDLEFLRGLWPNVERALAWIEKYGDIDGDGFVEYQRKSNKGLAQQGWKDSEDSVFHQDGSAAEGPIALAEVQGYVYKAKLRAADLAHALGHTARAVTLRSEALQLRTQFDRAFWCDDLGCFALALDGSKRPCRVRTSNSGQVLWSGIAHPAHAERAAKTLLEPASFSGWGVRTVAKGEARYNPMSYHNGSIWPHDNALIAMGLARCGFKDKTQRILGALFDASMFMDLHRLPELFCGFARRPNEGPTLYPVACSPQAWASASVFYLLQACLGLSFRPTPNPDRARLSFDHPRLPDFLNRVEIRRLRVGNGTIDIDLQRHARDVGVNVLNKEGDIEVSVTL, encoded by the coding sequence TTCTCTCCCAGCTCGAGCTGCGGTTGAACGGACAGCGGCCCATGCTCCTGGGCTCCAGCGTCAAGCAGGACAACACGCTTCTCACCGTCGACGTCACGACGCCGGACCTGTACGTATCGGAGCAGCTCGAGGTGCTCAAAGGCACGGTGCACGCGTTCCGCGCGGCGCTGCTCAGCGAGTCGGCGTGCCATCAGAGGCTGCGCATTGCCAGCTATGGCAACCAGGCCATTGCGCTGCGGGTGACGCTGCTTTTTGCGGCCGACTACGCTGACATTTTCGAAGTGCGCGGGGTGAGGCGCGCACGCCGCGGTGAGGACTTGAGCCCCACGCACACGGAAGAACGCATGGTTCTGGCCTACCGCGGACTCGACGGCATCACGCGCAGCACGGAAATCGCCTGCTCGCCGGCCCCCACGCTCCTGGCCGCCGATCGGCTCGAGTACACGCTGCAGCTGCAGCCGCGTGAAACCGTCGAGCTCAATGTGACCATTGCCTTCGATCCCAACGTGCGCACGCCCCGAGCCCCCTCCCCGCACGCGCCCTTTGCAACGGTGCTGGCGAGTGCCGAAAAGGCCGTGCGAGAGGGCCGTGCACGCGGTTGCACGGTGGAAACGTCGAATGCGCAATTCAACGATCTTCTTCAACGGGCAAGCGCGGATTTGGTAATGCTCACGGCGGGCAATCCCGAAGTTGGATATCCCTATGCCGGAGTGCCCTGGTACAGCACACCGTTCGGACGCGACGGCATCCTCACCGCGCTCGAGTACCTCTGGGTGGATCCGTCCATGGCGAAGGGCGTGCTCTCGTATTTGGCGGCCACCCAGGCGCGGGAGGAAAGCCCCGAGCAAGATGCCGAGCCGGGAAAGATTCTGCACGAGACGCGCAAGGGCGAGCTCGCGACATTGGGAGAGATTCCGTTCGGGCGCTATTACGGCACGGTGGATGGCACGCCCCTCTTCGTCGTGCTGGCGGGCGCGTACTTTCGGCGAACGGGGGATCTGGAGTTTTTGCGCGGGCTCTGGCCAAACGTAGAACGCGCGCTGGCCTGGATCGAGAAATACGGTGACATCGACGGCGACGGGTTCGTCGAGTACCAACGCAAGAGCAACAAGGGCCTTGCCCAGCAGGGCTGGAAGGACTCGGAGGATTCCGTCTTTCATCAGGATGGCAGCGCGGCGGAAGGTCCCATCGCGCTCGCGGAGGTGCAAGGCTACGTGTACAAGGCGAAGTTGCGCGCCGCGGATCTGGCGCATGCCCTCGGGCACACCGCACGCGCGGTGACGTTGCGCTCGGAGGCCCTGCAGCTGCGCACGCAATTCGATCGCGCGTTCTGGTGCGACGATTTGGGATGCTTCGCGCTGGCCCTGGATGGGTCGAAGCGCCCCTGCCGCGTTCGAACGTCGAACTCGGGCCAGGTGCTCTGGAGCGGCATCGCCCACCCGGCCCACGCCGAGCGCGCAGCGAAAACGCTGTTGGAGCCCGCCTCGTTTTCCGGCTGGGGCGTGCGCACGGTCGCCAAGGGCGAAGCGCGCTACAACCCGATGTCGTACCACAATGGGTCCATTTGGCCGCACGACAATGCGCTCATCGCGATGGGCCTCGCCCGTTGCGGCTTCAAGGACAAGACGCAACGCATCCTCGGCGCACTGTTCGATGCGAGCATGTTCATGGACCTGCATCGCCTGCCCGAGCTGTTTTGCGGCTTCGCCCGACGCCCCAACGAGGGCCCAACGCTTTACCCCGTAGCGTGCTCACCGCAAGCCTGGGCCAGCGCCAGCGTCTTCTATCTGCTGCAAGCATGCCTCGGATTGTCGTTCCGCCCCACGCCCAACCCCGACCGCGCCCGCTTGTCTTTCGACCATCCGCGGCTACCCGATTTTCTAAACCGCGTCGAGATCCGCCGCCTGCGCGTGGGCAACGGAACGATCGACATCGACCTCCAACGCCACGCCCGCGACGTCGGCGTCAACGTTCTGAACAAAGAAGGCGATATCGAAGTATCCGTCACGCTCTAA